A genomic region of Eucalyptus grandis isolate ANBG69807.140 chromosome 5, ASM1654582v1, whole genome shotgun sequence contains the following coding sequences:
- the LOC108960015 gene encoding LOW QUALITY PROTEIN: nuclear pore complex protein NUP93A (The sequence of the model RefSeq protein was modified relative to this genomic sequence to represent the inferred CDS: inserted 3 bases in 2 codons; deleted 2 bases in 1 codon; substituted 3 bases at 3 genomic stop codons): MFLGCVVTLKVFEDNILVGELLEARGEGRVLIIDGGGSLRCALVGGNMIQSHPAQAALDFDVGDAXRQPLVDTMWQQFQYIYFCLRTCYDNEARDVALSSRSAPQFAPLLTEWINTGGVVSANTAATASEECEKLLRMGDRVGLATYDKKRLLLYAMISDSRRGVERLLRDLSALLTTKEDFLWFKLLAIREFPLGGSFGIFSENSVPYSLEDLQACLNKFAASYYTKNGKDPLVYPYILLLSIQFLHAILYLSKEARDEGYNIDATHIAIALDDHGVLMEGTGAGSKFGVMDAYAEASSMIXQHGYSYLCLGDLSVALEYFAQAAAAIVGGGRLSXTRRENADQXRQRSLMLKQLLTELLLRDGGIYXLLGSRGSGEERELTRLILDVKTRQQFMLEAAQQCLEAGIYDKVWPFSPFSSLCKN, translated from the exons ATGTTCTTGGGTTGTGTTGTCACTCTCAAGGTATTCGAGGACAACATCCTGGTTGGGGAGCTGCTTGAAGCTAGAGGCGAAGGGAGAGTGTTGATCATCGATGGCGGAGGAAGCTTGAGATGCGCTCTGGTGGGTGGGAACATGATACAAAGTCATCCTGCACAA GCTGCTCTCGACTTTGATGTTGGTGATGCTTGAAGGCAGCCACTTGTTGACACTATGTGGCAGCAG tttcaatatatatacttttGCTTGAGAACTTGTTATGACAATGAAGCAAGAGACGTTGCCTTGTCATCCCGTAGTGCACCTCAGTTTGCACCTCTT CTCACAGAATGGATAAATACTGGAGGTGTGGTTTCTGCTAACACAGCGGCTACTGCTTCAGAAGAATGTGAAAAGTTGTTAAGAATGGGTGATCGGGTGGGTTTAGCTACATATGATAAGAAAAGGTTGTTACTATATGCGATGATATCTGATTCTCGAAGGGGC GTCGAAAGGCTACTAAGAGATCTATCAGCTCTTCTCACCACCAAAGAAGATTTCTTGTGGTTTAAACTGTTAGCCATCAGGGAGTTCCCTCTTGGAGGTTCATTTGGTATCTTTAGTGAGAATTCAGTCCCCTATAGTTTAGAGGATTTGCAGGCTTGCCTAAATAAGTTTGCAGCATCATACTATACCAAAAATGGGAAGGACCCTCTTGTATACCCATATATTCTGCTCCTAAGCATCCAGTTCCTACACGCTATCCTCTATTTGTCTAAAGAAGCAAGAGATGAAGGGTACAACATTGATGCCACTCACATAGCTATCGCGCTTGACGACCATGGCGTCCTTATGGAAGGTACAGGAGCAGGATCAAAGTTTGGTGTAATGGATGCTTATGCAGAAGCATCTAGCATGATTTGACAGCATGGGTATTCATATTTATGTCTTGGAGATCTTTCAGTGGCATTGGAATATTTTGCACAAGCTGCTGCTGCTATAGTCGGTGGTGGACGACTATCTTGAACTAGAAGGGAAAATGCAGATCA CAGACAGAGAAGTTTGATGCTGAAACAACTCCTCACGGAGCTGTTGTTGCGAGATGGTGGGATTT TTTTGCTTGGTTCAAGAGGTTCTGGGGAAGAACGTGAATTGACAAGACTTATACTGGACGTGAAAACAAGACAACAATTTATGCTTGAAGCTGCTCAGCAGTGCTTGGAAGCTGGGATATATGATAAAGTATGGCCTTTCTCCCCGTTTTCCTCCCTgtgtaaaaattaa